Proteins encoded together in one Planctomyces sp. SH-PL14 window:
- a CDS encoding PadR family transcriptional regulator: MAAPDKLTLLQGTLDMLILKSLLTGARHGYGITHWIQATSQDVLTVEDGSLYPALHRIERRGWITAEWGPSESNRRAKYYSLTRTGKAQLTREIHSWEALVQGISLVLQARPQEAG; the protein is encoded by the coding sequence ATGGCGGCACCAGACAAGTTGACCCTGTTGCAGGGGACGCTGGATATGCTGATCCTCAAGTCCCTGCTGACCGGGGCGCGGCACGGGTATGGGATCACGCATTGGATCCAGGCGACCAGCCAGGACGTGCTGACGGTCGAAGACGGGTCGCTCTACCCCGCCCTGCACCGGATCGAGCGGCGGGGCTGGATCACGGCGGAGTGGGGGCCGTCCGAGTCCAATCGCCGGGCCAAGTACTACTCGCTGACACGCACGGGCAAGGCGCAGCTGACCCGGGAGATCCATTCCTGGGAGGCCCTCGTGCAGGGGATCTCCCTGGTGCTCCAGGCGCGGCCACAGGAGGCGGGATGA